A genome region from Triticum aestivum cultivar Chinese Spring chromosome 2B, IWGSC CS RefSeq v2.1, whole genome shotgun sequence includes the following:
- the LOC123039943 gene encoding bisdemethoxycurcumin synthase — protein MAGSSPKVSEIRCAQRAEGSAAMLAIGTANPANKVSQEEYPDYYFRVTKSEHLTDHKDTFKIICGLTGTENRFFYHTDELLNSHPVLLDNTSPSREARHDIVAKAAPELAAAAAKKAIAKWGRPASDITHLIVSTNSDAGAPSADVRLVSLLGLRADVCRTMLHLNGCFAGCSALRLAKDLAENNCGARVLVACVELAISGFCSPGEGDCLDTLITHALFGDGAGAVIVGADPMHPIENPLFEMVSVSQTLVPSTENVLTLNLGSNGTHGKVYTKLPTLVADTMEPCLLEAFGPLEMDFQWNDLFWAVHPGSRGILDQLDKTLQLEPTKLAASRTVVQKFGNMFSATVIFVLDELQRRMEEEGEQAEWGAMVGFGPGFTIETMVLHATGALKKN, from the exons ATGGCAGGCAGCTCACCGAAGGTTAGTGAGATCCGGTGTGCGCAGCGTGCGGAAGGCTCCGCGGCAATGCTGGCTATCGGAACAGCAAATCCGGCGAACAAGGTGTCCCAAGAAGAGTACCCTGACTATTATTTCCGCGTTACCAAGAGCGAGCACCTTACTGACCATAAAGACACATTCAAGATAATAT GTGGTCTAACGGGCACGGAGAATCGTTTCTTCTACCACACGGATGAACTGCTCAACTCCCACCCTGTCTTGCTGGACAACACGTCACCGTCCCGTGAGGCTCGGCATGATATCGTGGCCAAGGCTGCTCCAGAGcttgcggcagcagcagcaaagaagGCCATCGCAAAGTGGGGCCGTCCGGCCAGTGACATCACCCACCTTATCGTCAGCACCAACTCTGACGCTGGCGCCCCAAGCGCTGACGTACGCTTGGTTTCACTCCTTGGCCTTCGCGCCGATGTCTGTCGTACCATGCTCCATCTTAACGGCTGCTTCGCCGGCTGCTCCGCCTTGCGCCTAGCCAAGGACCTTGCTGAGAATAACTGTGGGGCACGCGTCCTCGTAGCTTGCGTGGAGCTCGCCATTTCTGGCTTCTGCAGCCCCGGCGAAGGGGACTGCTTAGACACCCTCATCACTCATGCGTTGTTTGGTGATGGGGCAGGCGCGGTAATCGTCGGCGCCGACCCCATGCACCCCATCGAGAATCCTCTGTTTGAGATGGTGTCCGTCTCTCAGACCCTCGTGCCGAGCACTGAGAATGTGCTCACCCTGAACTTGGGGAGCAATGGCACTCATGGGAAAGTTTACACCAAACTGCCCACACTGGTAGCAGACACCATGGAACCTTGTCTTCTGGAAGCGTTTGGTCCACTTGAGATGGACTTCCAATGGAATGACCTCTTCTGGGCAGTGCACCCTGGCAGCCGTGGGATCTTGGACCAACTTGACAAGACACTCCAGTTGGAGCCCACGAAGCTAGCGGCGAGCAGAACTGTCGTACAGAAGTTTGGGAACATGTTTAGCGCCACCGTGATCTTCGTGCTTGATGAGCTACAGCGtcgaatggaggaggaaggagagcaAGCTGAGTGGGGGGCCATGGTGGGATTTGGACCAGGCTTCACTATCGAGACCATGGTGCTCCATGCAACCGGCGCTCTCAAGAAAAATTAG